A stretch of DNA from Drosophila virilis strain 15010-1051.87 chromosome 5, Dvir_AGI_RSII-ME, whole genome shotgun sequence:
GCGAAATCTTTGACGTGACACTCTCGGCCATACAAGGACCCGGTCCTAAGGGCAGCGGCTCCCAGCAGACGATCAACATTAAGCCTTATGGCTCCTATGGAGCGGGGGCTGGAAGCGGCGCACAAGCGGACATCATTGTGTCGGCATCAGGTGACGAGGGCTTCGTCTCGATCGATGGCAAACGCACTTACATCAATCTATTTGGTGATCCCACAGATCCGCCAGCGGGCGCCACAACGCCGGCGACGCGTCTACCCCAACTGCCAGGTGCGGCAACAGGCACTGGTGGTGCGAGTGGTGGTGCGAGCAGTGGTACGAGCGGTGGTGCAAGCGGTGCTGCTATGCCCAATCACGGCGTCACGCAAAGCAGCGGCGGTTATGTCGTGCCCGAAACGGAAGTGGTGGAACTGCAGCCACAGGCGGGCACCAGCCCAGGACACGGCCACGGACAGACGCAGACCAAGCCAGCGACTGTATCCACAACGCATGCGGGCCCCACACGACCACACTACCGCCAGCGACCAACACCGCCGCCGGTGCGCATTGACACCTGTATTGTGGGCGATGATTCCACCTGTGATCAGGCGCAGCACGAGCGCTGCAAAACGGACAACGGCGTCTCCAGCTGCCATTGTAGACCAGGTGAGTGAAGGAACTCTTGAAGGTGGGTTGCAGTAGCTTGGGTTAGAGAGTTGTCTCTTAAATTCTTTGCTTTAGGTATAATCTTTTACTGCATGGGTCATCCTAAAGTCTAAAGTCTGAAATATTTTCCACCACTTTTAGGCTACTCACGTCGCAAGCATCGTGAGCCTTGCCGACGCGTGATCTCCTTCCATCTGGGCATGCGCGTGGATCGCATCTATGAGCATCGCATCGTCTGGGACAATAAACTCTTGGATCTCAACAGCGAGCCGTACGGACAACTGAGCTATGAATCGGTGCGCGCGGTAagtggcaacaaaaaatgtcTCCATGAAAATCATGGTTAATCGCAAACTCGACATTTCACAGCTGGACTCGGCCATGTCAATGACGCCCTATTCGGATGAGTTTATGGAGGCCAAGGTTAACAATATCTATCGCGGGGATCCCAATCTGGGCGGCAGTGGCGTCTATGTGAATCTGACACTTAAAGTGAGTAGAACGCAGGTGGATTGGAACTCTAATTAACTTGCCTCTATTCCAGCTGGATGAGAGTGTGGAAACACTGCGTCCCAATCTGCGCAGCGATGTGCAGAAGCATCTGCTGGGCGTGCTGCAtcgccgcaacaacaacattggcaACTCTGTGCTGTATGTGAGCTCACCGGAGGGCGCCGTCTCGGCGCTGCACGACTTGGATGAATGTCAATCCGCGGAACTGAACGATTGCCACGAGAGTGCCACGTGCAGCAACAGCTGGGGCAGCTTCCAGTGCGCCTGCGAGGCGGGTTTGCGCGATCCCTGGGCCGATCAGCCGCAGCGTGCGGGTCGCGAGTGCCAGGCGTGTCCGGATGCGTATTGCAATAATCGCGGCATCTGCAGCTACAACGAGGAGGGCGCCCAGACATGCGCCTGCGACTCCAGCCACTATGGAGCTCAGTGCGAGATCGATGGCGAGGTGCTGGGCGTGGCCATAGGCGCCTCCGTGGCAGCTGTAATCATCATAGTGTTGACACTGGTGTGCCTTATCATGTGGTCACGTCGCTGGCAACGCGAGCAAAAGAATGCCATGGGCTCACCCGTGTTTGGCTACATGAATACAGCTCCACTGAAGTCGGCGGGTTTGCCGCAAGCAGGCTACCAGGTGACGCTGGAGGATCGCATGCGCTGGGCACAGATAGCCGACGTTATGGCACAAACTAATCATTACGGAGTAAGTACCCTTTGGAGGCGAACACTTGTAGCCATGCCTAATTCTTTGCTTGGCAGGCGGAACCCATTGGACCCACACGGCCTTCGTCGGCCATGTTTGCGTACCCGAATCTGGGTGCCATTGGCATGGGCACCATAGGAGGCATGTCCATGCAGAGCACCATGCAAATGCATCCAAGCGCCAATATGGCGCCGCCAGTGCCATTGCCCaggtaaatacatatatagacgCGCGGGTTGTTAAGTTTTATTGCTAACTCCTCTCACTTTTACCAGAAGACTCGGCCTGGGTGCGCGTGCGAACGGCATGCGCACACTGGAGAATTCCAGCTCCAGTGAGGAGGAGGATCGCGCCGATCTGCTGGGTCGCAACTTTCAAGTGCCACGCCCTAAGAGCCGCAGCAATGGCAGCATAGCGGTAGGTCTACAAACTCCAGCATTGTCAGCTTTTACTCAATatccatttttttatttttaattaccgCAGAATCAGTCGGGCATCTACTATGATGTGGACTATGAGCCCTCTGGCAATGGCATTGGCAACACCAGCGTCGATCATCTTTATGGCTCACAGAATCAGTCAGTGACGCACTCGTCGGTCAACAATCATATACCCGGCCCCCAGGGCATACCCATGAGCACTTACACCTCGGGCCGTGCGCCGAGCAGTTATTACATGAAGTGAGCCCCTCATCCTGCCTAGCCCTGCCCAGCACCCGTCCTAGTGTTACACAGAGCCTGTAAATATGCAATTTAGCtgtagtttagtttagttcaACCGCCTAAAACACTTTTCCACTGCGGTCCACAATGGGGAAAGGCTTGCGACTGCAGCTGAGACGCGTTTTTGTGCAATCAgcaagtagaagtagaagacTTAGATTTTTAGCATCACACAGTTACATATAGTTAAATGCAATGTTAACGATCACTaatcattaattttaatattaaatgtttaaattattGTGTCCCTAGACGTAAGTGCAGTTCAATTAAAGCCTAGCCGaaagtcaattaaaaaaacGAGCATTAGTTTTTACAAATCAATCGAATTGTGTACTTAATTTTAAAAGTGTGAATGTAAATATGAATTAATAAAGATATTAATGTAAAGtaactttttaataatttcgATTTCTGATGGCATTTTATGTTTCTGTTCCATTTAAATCAGCGTTATATACAATGAAAAAACTTAACTCGCAAAGccataacaataaaataataaaagtaaagcaaaaaatttaaaaaacattcaCCGCACATTAAAATTTCCTCAAAACAATGCTCAGACTGTATTTATTCAGATTTTAAATGTAACCGCCAAACTCTCAGTGCTTTCAAAACTGTGCTGCTAACAGAGGCAGCTATCTCGTTTTAGCGTATGGTTTTCAGTTGAACTGCCTATACGTCGCAATCGTTTAAGTGTAAGGAAGATAGCTGTATAGTACATGTCATGCCAGTGTTGAACAAGCGCATGACTGTAGCTCAGTACATTAAGTTGAGCGCGCTTTTTGAACAtgtgttatttttattgcattgcaAAATGATTTGCAATCTTCATCTgttgacatttaaattatCTAACAAATTGCTATTTTCCTTATGCTGACTCATCAATACAAACCAATAATAAGCATGCCAAGAAAGCCAACTACAGCTTATTTATGGTCATTTTCACTTGTCTttgtgaaaacaaaaaacgcgACTTGATGATTTATGAGTGCTGCCGCCCCAACACGGTAGTTGCTGTGGTTCACacgcataaataaattaaaattattagaaaatgaaaatgaacaaattttcGTGCGTTCCGTTTGCGTGCGACATCGCTGCGTCGCTTGTTAAAGACCGAAAGTGGAACTGCGGCATCGCAGCTTATACAACCAGCCAAGTTGCTGGTGGTAACTTTTAACTGGCCAGGTCGTAGGCACAGAGCGCGTGAATACGCCCCTTGACCCCCACAAATATATGGTGGCATGTGTACCAATTTTAATGATGTGCACTTAGCACAGTCTCGGTCGCAGGGAGGGAGGGACGACCCGTCGACAGatcagaaaagaaaaaaaaaacaacaagccgAACTATCTATCAGATCGTTAGCTGCAAATGCCGTGTATTAGCCGGCTAATGGGTATGTTTTATGATGCGTGTGAGGTTCAATGCCGACTTAATTAATCGACACCTTTGTTGtcgatgattttctttttttataattataagctAAAACCGCTTAGCGCCAGCAATTGAAAGTCGATAAGGTCGCGACGTTAATAGCGCCCATTTCATAATTGATCAACGTTGAATCGTAAAgccacaaaaaatatgttgtagTGCGCAGATTGTGAAGATGATTTTATTAGATTGTACGCGCTGATGTTGACCCAAATGTGATACAATTATTTCGATtgatttcttcttctttttctttttttttggtgtttttgcCATGACGTTGCGATCTTTTGCGTGGCCAATTGCGACAGTCAAAGAAAACAGGGCCGGGGGCGTGTCCCGGCTGCAATATAACGCAGCTCACGTAAACGTGCGGCTCGTGCTGTTGGCCATATAACGAAATAGACATCAAATGCGCGTAAATAGCAGAGCGCTGGCATATAATATCAAGTACTTAAATGGATGCTCCGCATTGGCAGTCGTTTTGCCAAATTGGCATATTATGTCACCCGCAAGTCAGCGCGGCCTTCAGCAGGAGCCAGCCAATGTGCACTGGGTCAATagacatcatcatcatcatgactGGCGCGTTATTGTACAGCTGAGAATTGCAACAAGGCGTCGTTAAAGCCGTAAACACATTTCGCACAACCGCGCCTCTTCGGATGCCGCTGCGTGTGTTCCAGTTACAGTGTTGGTAAGCGCCTGCTCCTCTTGGCAAGCGACAATGACAATGGACGCATTGgatttattgctgttgctgctgccacaaaaGGCAGCCGCAGGGCAATTGGCTGGCAGGTGTTGCAAGCCATAATTCATAGCTGGCTGCTCAGTTCCTCGTGCTCGTGACATGCAACATGACTAACAGCCCTGGCGGTGGGCGATCGCTGTTGCCATTTGTCATAATTGGACGCGCGTGGAAGATGCGCTCCCAACTTCCTTGTTGGCTGCCTGTCAATGTGTGGCATATGACTGGAGCTGACAAAAAGTTGGCCAAACAAAGCGCACACAGCACACATTTTTTGTGTGCCACAGTCTgaacacaacaacaagtagATACTGCAGGCACAGTGGTGTGTAAGTGCTACATATTTGATATACTTCCAGTCTATTTACCATTTAAAAGTTATTGCAAGTGTGTCCGCATATTGACAAAATCATTTTGGGCAAAAATTAGAGTAGCCGTATCCTTAAATTTCGACACATTAATTGgcatattaaatacaatttgctAAGCAGCCTAAAAACTGTCTGGCAGCATTTAAAATCTCATAAAAGGTTGAGCACATCTGCGCGCATTATATAAAAGATCTGATGGGAATTTAAGCTAATTGGCGTGGAAAAACTAAGTAAATGAAAAGTTGGCCTGCGGTCGGCATGTGAAGACCTGCAAGGCGATAAGCATCTGTAAAGCGAACCACTGTGCAGcgtcttttttctttttggctgtTACAAGCGGAACAACAGTTGAAAGCATTAAAActtgtacaaaaaaaaaatcacaaaaaggCGGCGCACGACAAAATGCACGCaaatgttgcagttgcaacacatacatacacacatacacacacgcacacggagatagacaaataaatgccataaaaaaaCGCTGAATGAATTAACATACTTGTTGATGAACCAAACCACACACAGACTGAAAGATTCGCACGCACataaaataacttaatttacattggagctgctgctgctgctgctgcctcctCGCAGGCTGTTGAGGTACTTAGCCAGACAATTGTACGGACAGCATTCAATCAGACAGCGCCAACTGCTTGGCCAGCTCAATCGGAGTGAGCCATGTGAAAGTCTTGGGCTGACGTAACGCGGCTGCATCTTCAGCAAAAGCAGCGACACCTgttgttcgtgtgtgtgttttagtCGCGGGCCAGCCCGATTGCGCAATGGCCAATTGTGTTTCGGCGGCAGGAAGATGGCGCCCAAACTTCCGCTTTATGCCCAGAGCCTGGGCCAGCGTCTGCGCTTTGTAGGCGTCTATTGCCTATTGCCAAACGCTGTTTAATTAGCAATATTTGTCAAATGgttgcaataaaaaatattgccGTTGCAGTCTCGTTCCAGGTGTCTTCATCAATCTGAGCCGCTTAGCCATGAGGAAATctgcgcgcgcgcgcgcacaGCTGCTGCACCAGTCACATGACCAGGAGGATCGCAACACTGGCGACGCTACGCAAATTGGAatgtgagacctctgacagtGCGCagtttggcttggcttggctacGTTTGCTTTTGCCCGATTGCGTAATGCCCGCCTGAAGCCTGTGGGCAGATCTCCGCAGCACCGAAACTGAACCACTAAGCGACTGAGCCGGTTTCGTGTGCTGCACAGCGCTGCATCTGTGGCAGGACAGCGCCACGATGGGCATGCCAAAGCGTTTTCATCATTAGCCTAGCCCGTTCTGGgtgtgcgtgcttgtgtgCTGCCGCCATGTCGACCTCTTCTGCTTTATGGCCAAGATTACCGCAGTCGTGGTTGCAACAGCGCCAACCGCTTATAGCCGCCATAAATAACTGCTTAATGCTGCGAGTCTATCTGGGCAGCCAGTACCTGGTATGATCCGCATAACAAGCTGTTAACCTGGTCCAGCGCTGTAGTCCGGTCGACCTTGGCGCAGAAACGCACCTTTCTGAAGATTCGCAAATCTTATGGATTTCGATTTCATTTAACACTTAATGCCAACAAGAAGTCATGTACAAGTTGTGTTGGCCACCTGCGGCGGACGCTTCTCTAGCTTCAACTAAATCTCCGACTTACAATGCGCGCACCTGAGCAATtaatgctgcatttaattgGAATTGCGCTGACAAAACGTCGCACCCAATTGGCTGCGGCTCGTCTGGAACGGTGGCGGCGGGGGTAATGATGCAACCGGTCAGCGGGCAATCTGCTGAACTGCTCAAAATATCTGTTTTGGTGCTCGCTTGCTGCAGCAATCGcctttaatttcatttacgCTCTATGTGGGTCAACTGCAAGAGTGGTAACAATAACATTACCATCAACACTTGAGCCGAGCGCACCTGCAGCTACAGCCTGGCACCGGCTGGTGATGCGCGACCATGTAACGAATTGGAGCAACCGAGCCGAGCAAGCAATAAAAGCAATTACAGGCGCGATATGTCAAAGACGCTTACACTTGACGATGACGCTGCAGGAAGAGTCTTAAGAGGTTCAGAGTGAGATTAGTGCCCATTAAGCGCTTGATTGAAGGCCAAAAAGCGTGTTTGTTTTGCTGTAATTGTTATGTTGCCACATTCCAGGTGAATATGTTGCCAGGCCTAAACAATCGAAGTCTACAAGTGATTGGAAAGGCCTAAAAATGCCGCATTTGTATCGTTTAAAACTAGTTTCAAGTtaagaatttaattaacttaaatgtaatttatacTAGGTAGTGTTTGGAGTCCTTGGACAGCACGTCTTCCTGCCGCCATCTCCAGCTGCAAGAGCATGAGTCTGAGACCTTGGAGTAGCATGGGCCTTGTGAGTTACTCTCTAAGTAGAGACCTTCCAGCGTTTTACCCAAATGGAAAAGACGTCAGGAAATAGCGCGCTTTGGACTGTAATGAAAAACTAGTTATTTGTAATGTACATCTTAATATAGACGTTCAAACTGGCTGCATGTCCCATTTTCCCATTGGCGgtaatgtatataaatgtttttatttattgaacaTTTGTGTCGATACAAGTCCTTCAGCTCATGCAGCCGGTCATTAAAAAAACTTGTTCCACTTCATATGCCAAACGTTGGCCATGCATAACCTAAATAAACGTCGAGATCAATGAGAAGATGCCATTAATTATGCAACCGACAGGGACTCCAGCAACGGCGAAAGGTGTTTACGTCGCCTGCAGCGCCTGCGTCCACGACATCTTCGCGCCAAAGAAACTGAAAACGAAACCAAAATCAAAacgtcaacaaaaaaaaaataaataaaaagaaaacaaaaccaaacttGATCCACAAGTCGCcgcattgttgttggcgcACGTTGCAGgaatttcaatttccatttcaattcatttgtAGAAGCGCAATCGAGTCTGGGACCGAAACAAAACCAAGTCAAGTGGACCCACTGCACATGCACAGGCCCGGGATTGCGACTGGGACTGGGCCTGGTCTGAGCCGGGCTTGTGCCTGTGTCTGAGCCGAGTTACGCTTTGGCTCTTATTGTTGCTGACGTTGCGCATTCTTCATTATTTTCAGTTTCATTTTCCTTGATTTGCGCTGTGTATTTTTACCTAATTTCaagtttcgtttttttttttttcatttcatttcgtttcttttcttttatttttgttgtaaatgGGCTTAACATGTCGCAGCTGTTGGCGTTGCCACCGTTGTGTCTTCGCTGTCTGTTGTGCACttcttttctttactttttgcGTTGAAGGCCGCAACTGCAATTTCATGCAGCTGCCCCACCTCCTGCCGCTGCTCCTTCTGTGCTTTTCGGTTGTGATGTaaccactgctgctgcttgttgttattgtgcaCACTGTTGATTTTGTGGACACTGTCAATTACaacttttgcatattatttatgaGGTTTCCAATTGGATGGCAACACAACACTGCACATAGACACACCCGATCTGGCTACACCTAGTTTTTGCCAAAAAGCTATTAGTGATACGCGACCACACTTAGAATGCATTTTTGCgagttttaattgcaattaatattCGTGTATTGAAAAGCAAAGGGTCAACTATGCAGACAGTAGCTGCCCGGCAGAACCCGACATCTTGGTAAGTGTTAATTGCGCATTTATTAGACTTATAATGGCCATTTCTGTTGTTATGTTTGGGGGTCCGTCATAAAACGCGCACCTTATTACCAtgctaaaaaatgttaaatgccATTTAGTGCTAGACAACGATTGGTGGCCCCCAGATCCGCTGAAGCGGAGCACCAGCACCAACACAAGAGTTGTTagtgttactgttactgttgttgcctTCGTCATCGCTTTACGTCTTCATGCTGCGTCCCGTTGCGAAGGtcgtttgcttttttgtttacacaaATGCCTGTCGGcgctttgactttttttttttggcgaatTGCAGGCCAAACCCGAACTGTGCTAATTGTTTGCCACTCAAGTTCAGTTAACCAAGCTAAACATGTCGTATAAAATGCACGCACGTAGCCTCTTAACCAATAACTGTAGCAGGCTGCGACGCCCACGACCGCATTTGACCTTATGCAGTATTGGCCCGCACGCAATTAACAGCTTGGACATCATTATTAGTAACATAATTAGCTGTCAGCCTGTGGGGGGCAGTCGTCCGTCGTTAGTCGGTTAATCAGTGGACGCGTCGACACATTCTAGCTCTGGGGCATACGCAATCACATTCGCGCTTGAGATCAACTAAATCTCCTACGCGCACTTCAGCTCCAAGACCATGGCGCAAAAATTTGAAGATTGCGACTGCGGCTACGGCTGCTGCGTCTGATTTACCTTGGGAAAATCCGAGCAGTCATCGTCAGGCCGAGTCCAATTCATCATTCAGTTGGGGTCGTCACACAACGAAAGACAAAACAAGCGGCAACGCTGAGCGCTCTCACGGAGCCCCAAGTGCCGCTTTACTCTCACTCTCATTGGGCTCTTTCGCTTTCGATGACGCtgacgctggcagcgacgcTGGCGTCGGTGTCGGCGTTGGCGTAGTTATTGGCAGTTGCGTGCATTTTGCACATTGGGCGACAAGCGGGCGCTTTCAGCCGAGACTAAAGCTCAAACTGAAGCTGTGACCGAAAGctttgtggcagcagcagcag
This window harbors:
- the pwn gene encoding mucin-6 isoform X1, giving the protein MRRKPQDLTQNQQASRGDNNNNNNHNCGKKKQQQHRMPSCWRWHIWHLSATLLSISLLLLHVHTAAAQHDGISQISPKSSSQLSEPHLSIESTMADTNTISDSRRSAPLENETRARVERSSSPILHEPQHQQLHQQHPGPNDIDYGKDSEKDVAAGRYFHYNIKPTGTYDQQEEQQQPERTQRIRAGKTLAGSSSSYGSSSTEQPFLVQGGLRPPTSGSPISPSPSSTAISRASATQAPHNARQNGNPDIQDIITGIVKLLNGNVNVHANTQGVRRPSASRINNRGPPRISEVQPLPMDYEAQKPGTSMRPPPYPFDRPERPFITGVPIPEQIVPVRPGFVSNRPPWYRNKPRPPITTSVNGSRRPLPQYQPLPAPQQLPVRPTEPEPVQQADSKPAQPETEPAVDALDAVQPTDTTYDSEFSNEDANAQYIEVSDQDTEQDTAGGEIEDELQPPPEPSPTTPTKEHAPKKKHKPKPSSEKKKPQDEHEGYTTIIETSSVVNTVMGMSSSSYVPMSMESGEGLSHDLDPSTEEVIFMTANRTPGLDTSTSTTTSSIQTMPLSDLSAADVIAPTSKTPMTTSTTTTTTSTSSTTTSSTTTTTSTTTTTSTTTTTEKAPTANAPTSAPAASYHPRPGIVLDDPEFKPGGRPRPAPRPAAPQQPIQPTRQHLPPGYGEIFDVTLSAIQGPGPKGSGSQQTINIKPYGSYGAGAGSGAQADIIVSASGDEGFVSIDGKRTYINLFGDPTDPPAGATTPATRLPQLPGAATGTGGASGGASSGTSGGASGAAMPNHGVTQSSGGYVVPETEVVELQPQAGTSPGHGHGQTQTKPATVSTTHAGPTRPHYRQRPTPPPVRIDTCIVGDDSTCDQAQHERCKTDNGVSSCHCRPGYSRRKHREPCRRVISFHLGMRVDRIYEHRIVWDNKLLDLNSEPYGQLSYESVRALDSAMSMTPYSDEFMEAKVNNIYRGDPNLGGSGVYVNLTLKLDESVETLRPNLRSDVQKHLLGVLHRRNNNIGNSVLYVSSPEGAVSALHDLDECQSAELNDCHESATCSNSWGSFQCACEAGLRDPWADQPQRAGRECQACPDAYCNNRGICSYNEEGAQTCACDSSHYGAQCEIDGEVLGVAIGASVAAVIIIVLTLVCLIMWSRRWQREQKNAMGSPVFGYMNTAPLKSAGLPQAGYQVTLEDRMRWAQIADVMAQTNHYGAEPIGPTRPSSAMFAYPNLGAIGMGTIGGMSMQSTMQMHPSANMAPPVPLPRRLGLGARANGMRTLENSSSSEEEDRADLLGRNFQVPRPKSRSNGSIANQSGIYYDVDYEPSGNGIGNTSVDHLYGSQNQSVTHSSVNNHIPGPQGIPMSTYTSGRAPSSYYMK
- the pwn gene encoding mucin-6 isoform X2, translated to MRRKPQDLTQNQQASRGDNNNNNNHNCGKKKQQQHRMPSCWRWHIWHLSATLLSISLLLLHVHTAAAQHDGISQISPKSSSQLSEPHLSIESTMADTNTISDSRRSAPLENETRARVERSSSPILHEPQHQQLHQQHPGPNDIDYGKDSEKDVAAGRYFHYNIKPTGTYDQQEEQQQPERTQRIRAGKTLAGSSSSYGSSSTEQPFLVQGGLRPPTSGSPISPSPSSTAISRASATQAPHNARQNGNPDIQDIITGIVKLLNGNVNVHANTQGVRRPSASRINNRGPPRISEVQPLPMDYEAQKPGTSMRPPPYPFDRPERPFITGVPIPEQIVPVRPGFVSNRPPWYRNKPRPPITTSVNGSRRPLPQYQPLPAPQQLPVRPTEPEPVQQADSKPAQPETEPAVDALDAVQPTDTTYDSEFSNEDANAQYIEVSDQDTEQDTAGGEIEDELQPPPEPSPTTPTKEHAPKKKHKPKPSSEKKKPQDEHEGYTTIIETSSVVNTVMGMSSSSYVPMSMESGEGLSHDLDPSTEEVIFMTANRTPGLDTSTSTTTSSIQTMPLSDLSAADVIAPTSKTPMTTSTTTTTTSTSSTTTSSTTTTTSTTTTTSTTTTTEKAPTANAPTSAPAASYHPRPGIVLDDPEFKPGGRPRPAPRPAAPQQPIQPTRQHLPPGYGEIFDVTLSAIQGPGPKGSGSQQTINIKPYGSYGAGAGSGAQADIIVSASGDEGFVSIDGKRTYINLFGDPTDPPAGATTPATRLPQLPGAATGTGGASGGASSGTSGGASGAAMPNHGVTQSSGGYVVPETEVVELQPQAGTSPGHGHGQTQTKPATVSTTHAGPTRPHYRQRPTPPPVRIDTCIVGDDSTCDQAQHERCKTDNGVSSCHCRPGYSRRKHREPCRRVISFHLGMRVDRIYEHRIVWDNKLLDLNSEPYGQLSYESVRALDSAMSMTPYSDEFMEAKVNNIYRGDPNLGGSGVYVNLTLKLDESVETLRPNLRSDVQKHLLGVLHRRNNNIGNSVLYVSSPEGAVSALHDLDECQSAELNDCHESATCSNSWGSFQCACEAGLRDPWADQPQRAGRECQACPDAYCNNRGICSYNEEGAQTCACDSSHYGAQCEIDGEVLGVAIGASVAAVIIIVLTLVCLIMWSRRWQREQKNAMGSPVFGYMNTAPLKSAGLPQAGYQVTLEDRMRWAQIADVMAQTNHYGAEPIGPTRPSSAMFAYPNLGAIGMGTIGGMSMQSTMQMHPSANMAPPVPLPRLGLGARANGMRTLENSSSSEEEDRADLLGRNFQVPRPKSRSNGSIANQSGIYYDVDYEPSGNGIGNTSVDHLYGSQNQSVTHSSVNNHIPGPQGIPMSTYTSGRAPSSYYMK
- the pwn gene encoding mucin-6 isoform X3, whose product is MRRKPQDLTQNQQASRGDNNNNNNHNCGKKKQQQHRMPSCWRWHIWHLSATLLSISLLLLHVHTAAAQHDGISQISPKSSSQLSEPHLSIESTMADTNTISDSRRSAPLENETRARVERSSSPILHEPQHQQLHQQHPGPNDIDYGKDSEKDVAAGRYFHYNIKPTGTYDQQEEQQQPERTQRIRAGKTLAGSSSSYGSSSTEQPFLVQGGLRPPTSGSPISPSPSSTAISRASATQAPHNARQNGNPDIQDIITGIVKLLNGNVNVHANTQGVRRPSASRINNRGPPRISEVQPLPMDYEAQKPGTSMRPPPYPFDRPERPFITGVPIPEQIVPVRPGFVSNRPPWYRNKPRPPITTSVNGSRRPLPQYQPLPAPQQLPVRPTEPEPVQQADSKPAQPETEPAVDALDAVQPTDTTYDSEFSNEDANAQYIEVSDQDTEQDTAGGEIEDELQPPPEPSPTTPTKEHAPKKKHKPKPSSEKKKPQDEHEGYTTIIETSSVVNTVMGMSSSSYVPMSMESGEGLSHDLDPSTEEVIFMTANRTPGLDTSTSTTTSSIQTMPLSDLSAADVIAPTSKTPMTTSTTTTTTSTSSTTTSSTTTTTSTTTTTSTTTTTEKAPTANAPTSAPAASYHPRPGIVLDDPEFKPGGRPRPAPRPAAPQQPIQPTRQHLPPGYGEIFDVTLSAIQGPGPKGSGSQQTINIKPYGSYGAGAGSGAQADIIVSASDPPAGATTPATRLPQLPGAATGTGGASGGASSGTSGGASGAAMPNHGVTQSSGGYVVPETEVVELQPQAGTSPGHGHGQTQTKPATVSTTHAGPTRPHYRQRPTPPPVRIDTCIVGDDSTCDQAQHERCKTDNGVSSCHCRPGYSRRKHREPCRRVISFHLGMRVDRIYEHRIVWDNKLLDLNSEPYGQLSYESVRALDSAMSMTPYSDEFMEAKVNNIYRGDPNLGGSGVYVNLTLKLDESVETLRPNLRSDVQKHLLGVLHRRNNNIGNSVLYVSSPEGAVSALHDLDECQSAELNDCHESATCSNSWGSFQCACEAGLRDPWADQPQRAGRECQACPDAYCNNRGICSYNEEGAQTCACDSSHYGAQCEIDGEVLGVAIGASVAAVIIIVLTLVCLIMWSRRWQREQKNAMGSPVFGYMNTAPLKSAGLPQAGYQVTLEDRMRWAQIADVMAQTNHYGAEPIGPTRPSSAMFAYPNLGAIGMGTIGGMSMQSTMQMHPSANMAPPVPLPRRLGLGARANGMRTLENSSSSEEEDRADLLGRNFQVPRPKSRSNGSIANQSGIYYDVDYEPSGNGIGNTSVDHLYGSQNQSVTHSSVNNHIPGPQGIPMSTYTSGRAPSSYYMK